One Betta splendens chromosome 5, fBetSpl5.4, whole genome shotgun sequence genomic window, cccATAATGCAAATCAATTGGTTCTTTCATTCAGCACTATTTGATGGTGTTTGCAGACATGGACTTTTCCCTTCATTGTGTAGGACTGTATTTAGAGACTGTTTAGGTGTGCATCCATTATGGAGCTATCTGCATTGGTTGCTGTGGTAACGGCCTAGATGTTTGCCTGGAATCTAAGTGATAGAATGAAACAACAGGCAGCTGTCTATATGGAAATGTGGCTCCAGCCTGTCACGGCAGTTTACTGCCGCGGGGCTGGAgtcctctgttttctctggaaTCATGGTCATGTTGCTGCACTCTGGGTGTAAACATGGCTGCTTTCGCGTTTCGGGCGTTGTGAGGATGCTTGACAAATGACAGTAATCTGCCTCTTAGTTTGGTTTGGTGTGGTTTGATATTGTTGCTCGGTTTAGTAGCCTACAAGTGATCAGAGTCAgagagctgtcaatcaaactagACTGAGGCCACTTTAAAAGGAGGTTCATGAGGCAAAGCTGCATGACTGTCTCTCAGTCTGAGTGATCCGCTGAATATGCACGCCCAAGTTAAAAGCGTGTGAGGAATCGGCACTGGGAGATAAAGCTTCAAAATCACCAGGCCTTTAAGCTTCGAGCCTGACTTTAAGGATGTTTAATGTGGAGTCCTCACACTGGCCTAGAGATCCCAGGTCAGGAGTTAGAGTGGATTCAAACCAGAAGCATGTTCTGTACCTCTACTGCCACAGACTCTTCAAAACGGCATAATACAGACTAGATAAGCTGCAGAAGCCACATGTCTGTGGAAGTGGATGCTAAAAGAGTAACCAGTAGGAAGGTGCAAGCACAAGCTGACGCAGTCTGAGCCCTCGATATGAGCCTTTCCTGTGGAACAGGCCTGATTAAAGAGGGCTTAACTCACATGTTGGTGCATCTCAAACGTCCCAGTTACTTGTATCCAGTCCTGTAACTGCTTCTTGGCAGCTCTTGCAGTCTCTATTTTGCATATTTGTGTGTCTAAGGTCCAGCAGACTGAGGTCTGATGTTTATGCCTCATGTTTGATAGGAAGTGATGCTGTCATTTTGACGTAGATCGACTAACAATCCACTAGTCAACCACAAGACATTCAATGAAATTTGGAGCTACTTTGTTCTACTTCATTTAATGAGCAAAGTGAGGAGCGTGGCTTTACGTTTAGAGGCAGTTCaagcacagagggagagaaacgaTGCAACCTAATTAAAAGTTTCAAGTTGGAGGCCTGCTGACAGTAAATGACTTCGGATGATGCTGGTGGGCTCACTGTTGATCTCAAGCTGTTCATgcagttaattaaaaaaaacgatGTGGCAAACCAAATCGTTTGCAGATTGCACTTAATGCAGTCCGCGAGCGGGCGGGAGGAGAGCGCCGCTGTCTCGTTAGCGAGCGCACGCTGCCGGGGTCAGCCCTTTATTTGTTACTCATCCTTTCTCATAAGCCATTATTAACTGCAAACGAGCAGCAAGCAATCGTGCGAAAGAGCGGAAAAAATGAAAGGTTCACCTCTTGGGAAAAACGTaattgttgccatggcaacccacTGGCACACTCGAACATGGGGgaggttttgttttgaagggtAGTCCTTTCTTATCTTCCCCCTTTGCCCTTTATTCGTCCGCCTGCGATGATCAAAGGTGTGACAGTCAGAtaaggtggaggcggaggctcGGAACCATCTGGGCCGTGTCACACATGTGGAGGTGCGTTAGGCCTTAGCTGGGCCGTTCACACGTCTCCTCCCTGTGACCTCCTTTAACACCACTGACCAGTGGCCGTGAGCCGTGTGACAGTCGTGCgatgtgttgtgtgtggagCTTTGCCTCTGCTCGTCGTGGGCGGTTCTGGATGCTTCCTCCATCAGTCACAGACTGGAAGCCTCATGTAGGCAGAcgaggaaacagagaagctccCGGGGGAcgacacagaaacaaaaccaacagCGACGAGGAAGGAAAGCGAGACATGAGAGACTCGCATCACTTCAGTTCCACTGCACTACAGCTGCTACTCATCCAGGGAGGCGGCTTCCAGTAACAGTTACTCAAGCAAAGTGACGCGGAGTCAGTGATCCTGCTAAAGTTGCACTTAGAGTTCATTTAAAGACAAGCCGCTAAGCAATAAGCGCTGTTCTCTGAGTTAGATGACACCAACCTGCACAGCGCTGGGGTTCAATGGCTGCTTTTAATGAGACTCCTGGACCAGCAAGAGACTTGGTACCAGTTCACAGGTTGGTTCACACTCTGATGATTTGGCTTCCTGTGAGTGGTGATGGACGGTTCGGCTCCTGGCCCTTAGGAAGCAGCTGGGTTCTTCCATGCTTTCATTAGATTGGCTCTGGCCACAGTTTTACATTTGGTTACTGTTTTTAcattgtttcactgtcttgttaATATATGGAACTGTAAAGTTTTTCAGAATATAAATGCTGTGCTACATAACATCATCATAGGATTTGTATGAGCCAGTCAAAGCAAACCAAGCGAGTAGTTGTCAGTCAATGATCTTTTATTACATGACAAAAGTTAAACTTTTGCCACAatgttcatttatattttaaatattgaatGAAATAGAGATGAAGaaacatgtaaaaaaacagtgaaacCTCAGGTCCAGCATCTGCAGGATGCCTCCATTTAAAAGACAGGACTGAGGATAAGTGTGACGGAGGAAGAGTCAGAGCAGCTTTGTATGTACACACAGCCCCACTGAAGAGGTGAAGGCCATTTATCATCTGTTCCCAGGATGACAGAGACCCTCTTACCCCATGAAGAACACACACTCCTCTAAGAGTGCAGGAGTTACAGTAGCTGAGAGACTCTACCGACTCACTAGTCACAGACCTTAGTCCACACAACAAACTGCTGCTTACAGTGAAAAGTAAAACTGGAGGATACATTATGGCATCTAGTTGACTTAACAGCTGCATTAAATCATACAATCATTGTGTTACGCATGGTTGCAGTTTACGCTACAGTGTAGTATGagaaactgtgacacacacgACCAAGTCAGCTGTGGCGTCTGGACCTCTGCTGAACCTaaaaattcatatttaaaagTATTGTTGTGCTGAGTTGGTGGCCATTAGAAAGTTTCACGGACTTTTACTTGAAGCTGCTTGATCCTGATATTTCTGTGCATCCATGACCTCCTGCTGTTGTGTTACCGTGCCTATGTCTACATCCTAGAGGTGCAACTCAAACATTCGGTTCTCATATTCTCACCTAATTTAAAGTATGTGAAAggaaagttattattattagttcttTCAGCACTAGAGCTGTGTGTTATATTACCAGCGTCCTTTCTTTTTTGTCGACTGCTGTAACCAGTGACTCCACACAAGCCGTAGATGCAGCCTTTCACTGCCTCTCCTCTGACCCAGGATCTCCAGGCCCAGCGTGAGGACTGGACAAGCCTCAGGGAGCAGAGCTCTGtccgcctcctccactgctgcaccTTCAGTcagaaatcctcctcctcaccctgacctccagctgccctgctcctcctgctcaaTCCACCTGCGACTACACTGCCTGGCCTGTTTTTTGTGCTGAGGCCATGGCAGTGCCATCAGCAAACGAGTTTCACTGGCAGAGCCTGGCGCGACTTCCCACCGGCCGAGTCTACCACAGCTTGTCTGAGGTCGGGGGGCAGATGTACATGCTGGGGGGCTGTGACGCAGCAGGGAGGCCCTGCCCTGGCCTGGAGCTCTACTCCCCAGAGGTACAGCTAACTATAGTCCAGTTGTTTTGTTACAGTTCATTGTATGGAAATGTTACCTTAAAGTATTAAAACACCTGCACAGTAAATGCATCTGTATCTGTAATCGTAAATGCACTGAAACATGAAGCTTGTCTTCGTTTCCAGGGGGACCGGTGGATAAGTTTGCCCCCAATGCCCACACCTCGTGCTGGGGCGGCTGTGGCAGTGCTTGGAAAGCAGATCCTGGTGGTGGGGGGAGTGGGAGAGGACCAGAGCCCCCTGAAGGTGGTGGAGATATACAACACAGAGGAAGGGCGGTGGAGAAAGAGGAGCTCGCTACGAGAGGCCCTGATGGGGGTATCCATCACTGTGAAAGGTACAGACATGTGATCAGGTCTGGccgatgtgtgtgtctgttgtctctgtgtgatgttcaggAACGTAGAGAGCAAAGAACAATAAAATAACAGTCAACCAACTCACCACAGGAAGATTCAGCTGCAGTTTCACTACTTCACTGTGTACATCAGCAGGAGATTTGCAGCGATCACAAGCTGGACATGGACCAATAACCGTACCAGCATCAGAGCAAACAGCCCCTCCGTGCTCTGCTCCAACACTGAGGGGTGTGTAGCGTGAAGTGGaccagccacagctgatcacaGCTGGCTGTCGGCTGGAATTTGCTGTGAGCACGAGATCCCAACAGCTGGGAACAGCTGCTCTCCGTAGACACCACAAACAGCCCATAGCTGCAGTCTAAGGCTGTGTATCTGTACGTCTGTTTGCAGGGTTTTTCATGGTGCATTCAGGTACACTGGCAGGAGAATATGATGTTGGGAAGCCTCATCAAAAAATTATCAGATGCAAACTTCCCGTCATGACTGTGAAGCGTCAGGGCAGCGAGTTCGAAGCGAGTTCTCAAACACTTGGACTGTATGAAAGCTCCGGTTTCATAGGGTTCAGTCATCTGTCACTGCTCACTGCAGTGCACAGACTATCGGCTCGGTCGTGGTGCTCTCCATCTCCCTGACCGGGCTTCGATCCTCAGCGCTTTGCTCGCAGCTCATCCACAAATTCGTCCCCAACAGCAAATCGTCTGTCAAACTGATCAATAgggacaaattaaaacaaatatggTATTTTTAGGTGTCTAGTGAGTTGCTGAATTGACTAAAtgatgcctgttttattggcaTTTGTGGGATCATTATTTTCCAGATATTAGATAatgagcttttcttttctccaacATAAACATAAAGTCTGAGGGAAACTTTTTCTCTGCTGTATTTATGTAACCTAGAACATTAAGGTTAGAATGAGAGTTAATTACGCCATATAAACAAGGATTGCAGATGGATTCTCCTGCTCTCCTCAGTGGGATGATGAACACTGCAGTCGCTTGTTTTAACACTCACCCACTTCTATTCTTGTGTTGGAGGTGTCATGGCGCCAGACGCGGCTGTGCTCCCTGCTCCCCCGTGTCTGCCGCAGCCTCAGACTCTTCACCCAGCCTTTTGCCACTTCATCATGTGAAGTGCCAAGTCGATGTCAGTTCCACCGTGAGCTGGATCAGTCCGTCAGGAGCTGATTATTGTTCAGCaagttgttgttgctgatgcTTGACTAGTTTTGGCAGTGCTACTgaaaggaggtggaggtgctCAGACTGCACGTAATGAGCATTAAAGCTGAGCCGTGTATGTGCTTGTGTGCAGATGGCCGGGCCCTGGCTGTGGGGGGAATGGGTGCAGACCTGCTGCCTCGTAGCACTCTGCAGCAGTATGACCTTCGCAAAGACATGTGGGCGCTGCTGCCTCCCATGCCAACGCCGCGCTACGATGccaacacacacctgctgggCAATAAAGTCTACGTTGCAGGTCAATGCAACAGTTTAAATTCCTGTGATGAATGCCAACCACTCAGTAGCTTCTACGCAGTCACACGGTGCTGTTCCACGCTTTAGGCGGTCGGCAGTGTAAGCGACCACTCAAGGCCTTTGAAGTGTACGACACGGAGACCCGTTCCTGGACGACGCTGCCCACGATGCCGTGCAAACGCTCGTATGGGGGTGTGATATGGGATGCGTCAAGGCGGCTGTGTTTGCTAGGAGGCCTGCGCCAAGGAGGAGGACACCAGAGCTCCAAGTTCACAAAGAACGTCAACATTTTCGACACAAATCAAGGTAAAACCTGCGTGGGCTTCTCCACACAGACTTCTCTGATCTCTacctctctctgctccatccTAAAGCTGCAAAACCAACATTTACAGTCTTTGGTTAGTGACCCAAACCTCCAAGCAACAGAATGTCTGGAGTGGCAACGATAATGTTTGACTAAATCTAGAGAGACAAAACATCGAACCAGTGTCTTCTGAGCTTTacaaattggaaaaaaaattcCATAATATACAGACCTAACTTTGGCTCCAAGGTTAGATGTTGATGACCTAGACTTTCTTTGATGTTCTATAAAACCTTACTCCATCTGAAACATTCCTGAGCAGGTGGTCTGGGACGGGTGTGGGTTGGTCAGAGTTGGTGGCTGAGCAGCAGATTTCAGCTGCCCATGGTCAGTGAATGCCTCACACGTGCAAGTGAAGGGAAAACAGGGAAAAGCTTCGGCATTATGTGTTTTGTGactgaaaatggtcaaatcctaCAATAgccccagaatgcactgcactcAAACTGACAAATCTGACAAACCTTAGTCCCCTTGGATTTACAGACAATTGTTCGGATATTGCttcacatttttaacaaaaggttatattttaagtgtgtttgaataaagacattgtttctaagtcgtttatcagacttttattttggaccaaagcagacagttgttggttctcccttccaagagtctctgtggcGATACATGAATgttacctacaaaaggatgaaattaattattgcaTTAGTATTAAAGTTGCTGTCAGCCAGGCTAATTCACAatgttagcaacataagctaacacTACTCCTGACACTTAATACACAAAGCTTGAAATCCATTATcttgtaactttactcaaacctCACAACGCAtgctaaaacaattaaaagtcAAATATATTACTTTGGCCAGAGAAAGCCTAAGagaaataaattataatttctctgcatggaaaatatggaggaatcagATTGTCCCTTCATACTGCTCGACATGTTGTTGGTCAaccccccattgaaaatctgtttAGTTTTTAGGATTTATGAAAAGACAATGTGCTACGCAGGAACACAGCAGCATGTGGTGTTCCTCAGCTCTCTGTCACAACCACTCCTGATTAAAACTAGATGGCGATGGTCATTCTTTGGTCACATATTAATCCCAGATTCAGCTCAGCAAAGAaactcatttttcattttaaccttTACACACTGCTCCACAGTCTTGACCGAACCAAGCCACATGCTTCATTTGAATTAGTGCCTCTGCTGTCGGTGGTTGGCAGATGTAGAACACAGTTGTTTCCTATTCTCTACTGGCTCTGCAGTATCCGTAGTCTCCTGAGTTCATCCAGAcagttcgtgtgtgtgtgtgtgtgtgtgtgtgtgtgtgtgtgtgtgtgtgtgtgtgtgtgtgtgtgtgtgtgtggactgatatTCCTGCAGATGATAATAAACCAGTCTGCTCCTATCTTTTCATTGCTCCCCATCCTCACGGCtccctgtgctgcagctcatcttcTCTCCATCCCAAACCTCCTCATTATCATACATTAGCATTATCACTCCCATGTTTCACTTTATTTGGTTTTCATCTGATGAATCCTGATGTGATCCAGCTGTCTACAGTGACTTATCGATTCCTGTTGTCTCATGTCTCCTTCAGTCTTTCCACAATTTGTTCACCTACTCTCCTTTCACCAGAAATGGGCATCAGTCATTTCACTGAGTTGTGCACAGAATTAGAAGAAGGTCTGATTAAGGAGACATTTCCCTCTTTCAAGGGTTTCTGGTGAGCGCTGTTATAATGCTGCCGATAGAAGCTTTCATATGTTGCAGCAGAGGTTCAGGAGGAGGTTAGGGCTCGAGGGTGACCTATGTTACAGGTAGTGTGACGGGcaccaacagcagctgcttgtcaGACTGTTTCTTCTATTTACAGATGGAGGTGCGTCTATGAAAATGGCTGAACTGAATGGTTAATGCCACAAACTAGCCTAAAAGAAAGTACTGACTTTGTTGTCACTAGAAACATTATCCACCTCTTAGAAGCTGTACCATAATTTCGGACTTTATTGGACTAAACAGGTTGAAGGGTACTTCAGATTCCCTTTTTAATGATCCTACGCAGTGGAACCAGGAGGGAAAGGGGGGCAGCTCTCAGCAGGAAGGCTCCCATCAGGAAACGTATCCtgttttcccttttcccttGACCTTCATGTCTCTGGTTCAAAAGGACAGAGAGTAAATGAGAAAAAAGGAGACAATATACCAAGGATACAAAGACAAATaaagagaagagggagagagtggaATAATGTAGAAACGGAGACAAATGCAGCTGCACACTTTGTTCTTCCTCTCTCCGCCTTGATAGAGttgtctcccttcctctgccGTGACTCTAGTCCTTCAGATAAATCAGACCTGGCAGCAACAGAATCTAAAAGTAAAAGTCTCCGCGACACTTCCTTCTTTATCATCTGAACTGTGTTGTTGAGCTTAAGAGTCAGGTAAGATTCAATTATCATTATTGTCCACAGCTGCGGCTGCTCAGATATGTTTAAACAGGATGAATGGTTCAGTAGTGGATAAGCAGAAGCCACTGCTGCACCTGCGCTCAATTCCCAGCAGTGGCGCTTTTTGTGTTTGGATCTTGGAtccacagtactgtatgtgggtggAGGatctgagaggctgcagctgctttattaAAGGTTCTGCTCAATAACCTGCGTCAAAGGACACTGATCAGCCAAGGACAAGCACAGGGGCTCACTGTTCACTTAGGAAGGTACAAAGAGGCTTTTGTGTGAAATAGTCATATGCACATCATTTATTACAACAAGGCTGTTTGTTGCCTTTGAAGCATTAGAACATGTTACTGTTCGTTTTCACTGCTGGAGTAAACGTGTCCTGCTGAACCTGCTCACAGGCAGCTGCTCTTTGCACAGTACAATGACAGGGCACAGTCACTTACAAATACGAAGGCTGCACACAACTGAGTACAACATGATGAAGCTGTATTCAAATGCAGGTGATGATGAATTACAACCAAACCACATTGATCAGTGTGTGAAAGGCTCAGAAGCAGTTTCGAATGTTCTGGGACAAACATTCCCCAATTAACATCCAAGAGGTGCAGACGTGTCCCACCTCAGTAAAGGACAGTTGCTGTAAATTTCTGCTGTAAAAGACCATTGAATATGTCGCTCAGACATCGTAAAGTGCTACAGTCCTAAATCACCAACAGTCAGGCATTGAGGTGTAAGTTTGGGAGGTGCTTTGCTGCTTCAGATGGAAACCGCAGGTCATCACTCTGAGCGAGTGGCGTTATGTAGTGGGTCAGTGAGTTAGAAGATGGAGGTATGTAGATTCACATAGTAAATGATTATTGTTTAAACCATGTAGTTTGTGTCTGCTAACTCATAATGAGCACAAAAAGGTTTAAATAGCTCTTCACACCA contains:
- the klhdc8a gene encoding kelch domain-containing protein 8A isoform X3, which encodes MAVPSANEFHWQSLARLPTGRVYHSLSEVGGQMYMLGGCDAAGRPCPGLELYSPEGDRWISLPPMPTPRAGAAVAVLGKQILVVGGVGEDQSPLKVVEIYNTEEGRWRKRSSLREALMGVSITVKDGRALAVGGMGADLLPRSTLQQYDLRKDMWALLPPMPTPRYDANTHLLGNKVYVAGGRQCKRPLKAFEVYDTETRSWTTLPTMPCKRSYGGVIWDASRRLCLLGGLRQGGGHQSSKFTKNVNIFDTNQGVWLKSEETVAMKTKRADFAAAFLRGRMIVAGGLGAEFTFNTSRINLLK
- the klhdc8a gene encoding kelch domain-containing protein 8A isoform X2 — protein: MAVPSANEFHWQSLARLPTGRVYHSLSEVGGQMYMLGGCDAAGRPCPGLELYSPEGDRWISLPPMPTPRAGAAVAVLGKQILVVGGVGEDQSPLKVVEIYNTEEGRWRKRSSLREALMGVSITVKDGRALAVGGMGADLLPRSTLQQYDLRKDMWALLPPMPTPRYDANTHLLGNKVYVAGGRQCKRPLKAFEVYDTETRSWTTLPTMPCKRSYGGVIWDASRRLCLLGGLRQGGGHQSSKFTKNVNIFDTNQGVWLKSEETVAMKTKRADFAAAFLRGRMIVAGGLGKRRLLLLQRDSVSAAFIWAAG
- the klhdc8a gene encoding kelch domain-containing protein 8A isoform X1, with the translated sequence MAVPSANEFHWQSLARLPTGRVYHSLSEVGGQMYMLGGCDAAGRPCPGLELYSPEGDRWISLPPMPTPRAGAAVAVLGKQILVVGGVGEDQSPLKVVEIYNTEEGRWRKRSSLREALMGVSITVKDGRALAVGGMGADLLPRSTLQQYDLRKDMWALLPPMPTPRYDANTHLLGNKVYVAGGRQCKRPLKAFEVYDTETRSWTTLPTMPCKRSYGGVIWDASRRLCLLGGLRQGGGHQSSKFTKNVNIFDTNQGVWLKSEETVAMKTKRADFAAAFLRGRMIVAGGLGHEPSALDTVEALHPQRKKWERLAPMTFPRCSASSIIIRDRLLVVGGVNQVPSSAHEILYVKEEEYL